The following are from one region of the Prionailurus bengalensis isolate Pbe53 chromosome A2, Fcat_Pben_1.1_paternal_pri, whole genome shotgun sequence genome:
- the LOC122488470 gene encoding 60S ribosomal protein L12-like: MPPKFDHIKIKVIHLRCTGGKVSANLPGPKDQRLGLSPQKFGDDILKATGDWKGMRIRVKLTIQNRQAQTEVVLSASAQIIRALKEQPRDRKQQKNLKHSGNITFDEIVSIVLQMWHRSLARELSRIIKKILGTAQSVWMATTLMAS, encoded by the coding sequence ATGCCGCCTAAGTTTGACCACATCAAGATCAAAGTCATACACCTGAGGTGCACAGGTGGCAAAGTCAGTGCCAATCTTCCTGGCCCCAAAGATCAGCGCCTGGGTCTGTCTCCACAAAAGTTTGGTGATGACATCCTCAAGGCAACCGGTGATTGGAAGGGTATGAGGATTAGAGTGAAACTGACCATTCAGAACAGACAGGCCCAGACTGAAGTGGTTCTTTCTGCATCTGCCCAGATTATCAGAGCCCTCAAGGAACAaccaagagacagaaagcagcagaaaaacTTGAAGCACAGTGGAAATATCACTTTTGATGAGATTGTCAGCATTGTCTTACAAATGTGGCACAGATCTTTAGCTAGAGAACTCTCCAGAATCATTAAAAAGATCCTGGGGACTGCCCAATCTGTGTGGATGGCCACCACCCTCATGGCATCATAG